Proteins co-encoded in one Trueperella abortisuis genomic window:
- a CDS encoding putative periplasmic lipoprotein, translating to MKKMAFAFALALGLTACANTDPGPAQTSSASTQATPSTEATTQAAEKTTEPAQGQTGTASSDVDSQGNPKASKEEFKAVLLKGANAALEQQGKTSDPEMTAQINEAAQCMADFAYDKLSADTLNTLISDPTTTPSDADLSVLFEAAMKCQPATGQ from the coding sequence ATGAAGAAGATGGCATTCGCGTTCGCACTGGCACTTGGCCTTACCGCGTGCGCAAACACCGATCCGGGGCCCGCGCAGACGAGCTCGGCGAGCACCCAGGCAACGCCGAGCACCGAGGCCACCACGCAAGCCGCTGAAAAAACCACGGAGCCGGCTCAGGGCCAGACGGGGACGGCCTCCTCGGACGTCGACTCTCAGGGCAATCCGAAGGCCTCGAAGGAGGAGTTCAAGGCGGTGCTTCTTAAGGGCGCGAACGCCGCGCTCGAGCAGCAGGGCAAGACGAGCGACCCGGAGATGACGGCGCAGATCAACGAGGCGGCCCAGTGCATGGCTGACTTCGCCTACGACAAGCTCTCGGCCGACACCCTCAACACGCTGATCAGCGACCCGACGACGACGCCGAGCGACGCCGACCTGTCGGTGCTGTTCGAGGCGGCCATGAAGTGCCAGCCGGCCACCGGGCAGTAG
- a CDS encoding HigA family addiction module antitoxin — MGKKIPPISPGEVLLEEFIGPMGITQNKLAVEIGVPPRRINEIVHGKRRITANTALRLGRYFGMSAQFWINLQSRYDLEVEMDTLAGELDRITPIARGA, encoded by the coding sequence ATGGGGAAGAAGATTCCGCCGATCTCGCCCGGTGAGGTCCTCTTGGAAGAGTTCATCGGGCCGATGGGTATCACGCAGAACAAGCTTGCCGTGGAGATTGGGGTTCCTCCGCGTCGGATCAACGAGATTGTTCACGGCAAGCGTCGCATTACTGCCAATACGGCCTTGCGTCTGGGCCGGTATTTCGGGATGAGTGCGCAGTTTTGGATCAACTTGCAGTCGCGTTACGACCTGGAGGTTGAGATGGATACGCTCGCGGGCGAGCTGGATCGGATCACGCCCATCGCCCGCGGGGCATAG
- a CDS encoding FitA-like ribbon-helix-helix domain-containing protein → MASIIVRGLDDGVKQQLAAQAKENGRSMEAEARDILTKAVRRPNIGVAFLAAGRATGGVDDLPIPAREDAARWVNFE, encoded by the coding sequence ATGGCGTCTATCATCGTTCGTGGCCTCGATGACGGGGTCAAGCAGCAGCTTGCGGCCCAAGCCAAGGAGAACGGCCGGTCAATGGAAGCCGAAGCGCGCGACATCCTGACCAAAGCTGTCCGCCGTCCCAATATCGGCGTGGCATTCCTTGCGGCTGGCCGCGCTACCGGCGGAGTCGATGATCTGCCGATCCCGGCTCGGGAGGACGCCGCGAGGTGGGTGAACTTCGAGTGA
- a CDS encoding ABC transporter ATP-binding protein: MLELTNVSKTFFPGTVNERRAVTNLDFTMERGEFVTIIGSNGAGKSTLLNLISGSIRTDSGTVRIDGRDVTKLNDHQRASFVGRVFQDPQAGTAPHMSVEENLAIAYRRGHGRSLAWALTGKRRALFREQLQILEQGLEGRLDDWVGLLSGGQRQSLSLLMATFTQPQVLLLDEHTAALDPQRAELVTRLTEELVARDNLTTLMVTHNMEQALALGNRLIMMHEGHIIFDVAGKEKASMSVADLLERFASAKGALSDRTLLG; this comes from the coding sequence ATGCTGGAACTGACGAACGTATCGAAGACCTTCTTCCCCGGCACCGTCAACGAGCGGCGAGCCGTGACGAACCTAGATTTCACGATGGAGCGCGGTGAATTCGTGACCATCATCGGCTCCAACGGCGCCGGAAAGTCCACGCTCCTGAACCTCATCTCCGGCTCGATCCGCACAGACTCGGGCACAGTCCGCATCGACGGGCGGGACGTGACCAAGCTGAACGACCACCAGCGCGCAAGCTTCGTGGGCCGAGTCTTCCAGGATCCACAGGCGGGCACCGCCCCACACATGAGCGTCGAGGAGAACCTGGCAATCGCCTACCGGCGCGGGCATGGACGCAGTTTGGCCTGGGCGTTGACAGGCAAGCGTCGCGCACTGTTTCGCGAGCAGCTGCAGATCCTGGAGCAGGGCCTGGAGGGCCGACTCGATGACTGGGTGGGGCTTCTGTCTGGCGGGCAACGCCAGTCACTGTCATTGCTCATGGCGACGTTTACCCAGCCGCAAGTGCTGCTACTCGACGAACACACCGCCGCGTTGGACCCGCAGCGCGCCGAGCTCGTCACTCGGCTCACCGAGGAGCTCGTGGCCCGCGACAACCTCACCACCCTCATGGTCACGCACAACATGGAGCAGGCCCTCGCGCTCGGCAACCGGCTCATCATGATGCACGAAGGGCACATCATCTTCGATGTCGCCGGCAAGGAGAAGGCCTCCATGAGCGTGGCCGATTTGCTCGAACGTTTCGCATCGGCGAAGGGCGCGCTGTCGGATCGCACACTCCTGGGGTAG
- a CDS encoding type II toxin-antitoxin system RelE/ParE family toxin, producing MIISFADRDTEALYLRQPVRWLDSRLHRQALRKLRLLDSVVDLNELRIPPGNRLEALKGDRAGQFSIRINNRWRVCFVWTSRGPSEVEIVDYH from the coding sequence GTGATCATTTCTTTCGCCGACCGGGACACCGAGGCCCTCTACCTGCGACAGCCGGTGAGGTGGCTCGATTCGCGGTTGCACCGGCAGGCGCTACGAAAACTGCGCTTACTCGATTCGGTGGTGGATCTCAACGAATTGAGAATTCCGCCAGGAAATCGGCTCGAAGCCCTCAAGGGGGACCGGGCTGGCCAATTCAGCATAAGAATCAACAATCGGTGGCGAGTCTGCTTCGTTTGGACTTCCAGGGGTCCGAGTGAAGTGGAGATCGTCGATTATCACTAG
- a CDS encoding type II toxin-antitoxin system VapC family toxin — MIVLDTNVISELLRPSPDVRVVAWVESLTGSVAVTTVTIAELLAGVRMLPDGRRKDELAKHIELSLQPYRHTRAVLPFDEAAARSYADVLAARKKAGAPISTADAQIAAICLAHEATCATRNVNDFAHTGVRLIDPWRTGLE, encoded by the coding sequence GTGATAGTTCTCGATACGAACGTCATCTCAGAGCTTCTGCGGCCATCGCCAGATGTGCGTGTTGTTGCGTGGGTCGAATCGCTGACCGGCAGTGTCGCGGTGACAACCGTGACGATCGCCGAACTCCTGGCCGGTGTCAGGATGCTCCCGGATGGGCGCCGCAAGGACGAGCTCGCGAAACATATCGAATTATCCCTCCAGCCCTACAGGCACACGCGCGCGGTGTTGCCCTTCGATGAGGCCGCCGCCCGCTCCTATGCCGACGTTCTTGCCGCGCGCAAGAAGGCCGGAGCGCCGATTTCCACAGCCGACGCCCAGATCGCGGCCATCTGCCTCGCGCACGAGGCAACGTGCGCCACCCGCAATGTCAACGACTTCGCCCACACGGGTGTGCGCCTGATCGATCCGTGGCGGACTGGCCTCGAATAG
- a CDS encoding HNH endonuclease signature motif containing protein, which yields MAQVLFAAIDRSTGKIDSVTFYGVTDADTSWLHRVHSLDRQNLTISPSHLRGNPTAITVEGALNLELLYSPEARTFIFDRVNELRTAFPHPRRDDWHNPWLWGAVGDPEHIEPSSKAGDEIDEEWDVTSADTHGVTRRRTSQARFRHLLLEQGPQECAICGITLLEVLEAAHIMPHAEGGRASSENGRLLCANHHRAFDNGLYHWTGNSFTWVGLGDEPILGAR from the coding sequence ATGGCGCAGGTTCTCTTCGCTGCCATTGATCGTTCTACTGGGAAGATCGATTCCGTCACCTTTTACGGAGTAACTGATGCAGATACCTCCTGGCTCCATCGCGTGCACTCCCTTGATAGGCAGAACCTTACTATCAGCCCCTCACATCTTCGGGGTAATCCGACCGCTATTACGGTAGAAGGCGCTCTCAATCTGGAGCTCTTGTACTCCCCCGAGGCGCGGACTTTCATATTTGATCGAGTCAACGAGCTAAGGACGGCGTTCCCTCACCCCCGCAGAGATGATTGGCACAACCCTTGGCTCTGGGGTGCGGTTGGAGATCCGGAGCATATTGAGCCTTCTTCGAAAGCGGGAGATGAGATTGACGAGGAATGGGATGTCACATCTGCGGACACCCACGGCGTTACACGTCGCCGCACCAGTCAAGCCAGATTCCGACATCTACTGCTGGAGCAGGGGCCACAAGAATGCGCGATTTGCGGGATAACACTCCTTGAAGTGCTCGAGGCCGCACATATCATGCCTCACGCTGAGGGCGGAAGAGCTAGCAGCGAGAATGGGCGTTTGCTTTGCGCCAATCACCACAGGGCATTCGATAATGGACTGTATCACTGGACTGGTAACAGCTTTACGTGGGTTGGACTCGGTGACGAGCCAATCTTGGGGGCAAGGTAG
- a CDS encoding GNAT family N-acetyltransferase: MSSVPWLATRDQPLPDDVARLLDTLPEWFGIAEANAGYVDAARTMETWSVRDSAGRVLGVTLVDRHFPHVAEIHLIVVDREVQGSGVGTAMLEAIEADAVRRGVRMLEVKTLGASDPDAGYARTRHFYEKFGFLALEETDLWGEESPCLIMVKPL, encoded by the coding sequence ATGAGTAGCGTTCCTTGGCTCGCCACCCGCGATCAGCCCCTTCCCGACGACGTCGCCCGGCTTCTCGACACCCTCCCCGAATGGTTTGGGATCGCGGAGGCCAACGCGGGCTACGTTGACGCGGCACGCACGATGGAGACGTGGTCGGTCCGCGACTCTGCGGGTAGGGTCCTCGGCGTCACGCTCGTCGATCGCCACTTCCCGCATGTCGCGGAGATCCACCTCATAGTGGTCGACCGGGAGGTGCAAGGTTCCGGCGTCGGGACTGCGATGCTGGAGGCCATTGAGGCCGACGCCGTTCGCCGCGGCGTCCGCATGCTCGAGGTCAAGACCCTGGGTGCTTCCGACCCCGATGCCGGCTACGCCCGAACTCGCCATTTCTACGAGAAGTTCGGCTTCCTCGCGCTGGAAGAGACGGATCTGTGGGGCGAGGAATCGCCGTGTCTGATCATGGTCAAACCGCTCTAA
- a CDS encoding DNA recombination protein RmuC produces the protein MISTPIFIVFVALAAALGAALGWLAASSRAGASATARAEEAAALRARAAQADARAERLLEENEGLIERSRADANILQALSPITQQLERVSAHVRSLETTAASQHSEMVTHMRREAQIGAELSTATASLNAALRSTTARGQWGEVQLRRIVEAAGMLEHVDVDIQVASKRFAGGKGKDSTLRPDAIIHLPGDGHLAIDAKAPMNSYLLAMEVPADDPGALKERTDLLDKHAKALRAHVDELVKRNYPGDFPDSPQVTVLFLPSEALLAQATQADPTLLEYALGKGVVLASPSSLLAILRTVASVWTSAAASAEARDIVELGRTLVERISVVVGHLERLGKSLGQSVNHYNAAVSSIESRLLVSARSLSSLQLSAPHKLDAPPPVSEDSSQVRAFRSPELSAREESMPEPQ, from the coding sequence ATGATCTCGACACCTATCTTTATCGTATTCGTGGCACTCGCGGCGGCGCTGGGCGCGGCACTCGGGTGGCTTGCGGCGTCCTCACGGGCAGGCGCGTCGGCCACTGCCCGCGCCGAGGAGGCGGCTGCCCTCCGGGCACGGGCGGCGCAGGCCGATGCCCGCGCCGAACGTCTCCTCGAGGAGAATGAGGGGCTGATCGAGCGTTCACGCGCCGACGCCAACATTCTCCAGGCGCTCTCCCCCATTACCCAGCAGCTCGAGCGGGTCAGTGCTCACGTGCGTAGCCTAGAGACGACCGCGGCCTCACAGCACTCGGAAATGGTCACGCACATGCGCCGTGAGGCACAGATCGGCGCTGAGCTATCCACGGCTACGGCCTCCCTCAACGCGGCCCTGCGCTCCACCACGGCGCGCGGCCAATGGGGCGAAGTCCAGCTTCGTCGAATCGTCGAGGCGGCGGGAATGCTCGAACACGTGGATGTCGACATCCAGGTCGCCTCAAAGCGCTTCGCCGGCGGGAAGGGCAAGGATTCTACGCTCCGGCCGGATGCGATCATTCACCTGCCCGGTGACGGGCACCTCGCCATTGACGCGAAAGCCCCCATGAACTCCTACCTGCTCGCCATGGAGGTCCCCGCCGACGATCCCGGTGCGCTCAAGGAGCGCACGGATCTGTTAGACAAGCACGCCAAGGCCCTTCGCGCCCACGTTGACGAGCTCGTCAAGCGCAACTATCCGGGTGACTTTCCGGACTCGCCTCAGGTCACAGTCCTGTTCCTCCCCTCGGAGGCACTGCTCGCGCAGGCCACCCAAGCTGATCCAACCCTGCTCGAATACGCCCTCGGCAAAGGGGTTGTGCTGGCATCACCTTCCTCACTCTTGGCGATCCTGCGCACGGTGGCGTCGGTGTGGACGTCCGCGGCGGCATCGGCCGAGGCTCGGGACATCGTCGAGCTAGGGCGCACCCTGGTCGAACGCATCTCCGTGGTGGTCGGCCATCTCGAGCGACTGGGCAAGAGCCTCGGCCAATCGGTCAACCACTACAACGCCGCCGTGAGCTCCATCGAATCACGGCTTCTCGTCTCGGCGCGCTCGCTGTCCTCTCTCCAGCTAAGCGCGCCACACAAGCTGGACGCGCCGCCACCCGTGAGCGAGGACAGCTCCCAGGTGAGGGCCTTTCGCTCCCCCGAGCTGTCCGCCAGGGAGGAGTCGATGCCAGAGCCGCAATAG
- a CDS encoding dihydrodipicolinate synthase family protein, translating into MQLEIAALPGVHYTKNGVRNMKRRDTEIPVLREAFPDLTIMSCHDEYLLHTIFDVDGLLVGYGNIAPELLIKLLKAGQAHDYDAARAVHDQLLPVTKTVYHRGSHMEGTVALKEALVARDALETASVRSPLMPLADGAHEEIAAAVVFLSTQLEDGNTG; encoded by the coding sequence ATCCAGCTCGAGATCGCCGCCCTGCCGGGTGTGCATTACACGAAGAACGGCGTGCGCAACATGAAGCGTCGGGACACCGAGATCCCGGTGCTGCGCGAGGCCTTCCCGGATCTGACGATCATGAGCTGCCACGACGAGTACCTGCTCCACACCATCTTCGACGTCGACGGCCTCCTGGTCGGTTACGGCAACATCGCCCCGGAGCTTCTCATCAAGCTCCTCAAGGCCGGCCAGGCCCACGATTACGACGCCGCCCGCGCGGTTCACGACCAGCTCCTGCCCGTCACGAAGACGGTCTACCACCGCGGCTCGCACATGGAGGGAACGGTCGCGCTCAAGGAAGCCCTCGTTGCCCGAGACGCCCTCGAGACCGCGTCGGTCCGCTCGCCCCTCATGCCGCTTGCCGACGGCGCCCACGAGGAGATCGCTGCCGCCGTCGTATTCCTGTCCACCCAACTCGAGGACGGAAACACGGGGTGA
- a CDS encoding ABC transporter substrate-binding protein — MKRRGFLALIASATLLLSACSGGSGSGSGSGTSGDADYAIAITQIVSHPALDASIEGFKEAIADAGLNVAYTESNANNDQTIVASIAGTLAKDDYDLILAVATPMAQGVAQAVATTPVLFTAVTDPVSAGLVDSVEAPGANVTGTTDANPVRQQLELIKEIQPDAASIGVVYHSGEANSIVQVGWLKEAAADLGLEVKEATVTNTSEVQQAADSLDVDAIYVPTDNTVVSAIDSVLAIGESKRIPVYSAEGDTVKNGAIATYGLSYHALGYQTGEMAVRILQGADPASMPVESQKDLLLYLNLAAADRMGVTIPDDVVGRAETENIYK, encoded by the coding sequence ATGAAACGACGCGGTTTCCTCGCACTCATCGCAAGCGCCACCCTCCTGCTCTCCGCCTGCTCCGGCGGATCGGGGTCCGGCTCAGGATCGGGCACTTCCGGCGACGCCGACTACGCCATCGCCATCACCCAGATCGTCAGCCACCCCGCACTCGACGCCTCTATCGAGGGCTTCAAGGAGGCGATCGCCGACGCCGGACTGAACGTCGCCTACACCGAGAGCAACGCCAACAACGACCAGACGATCGTCGCCTCGATCGCCGGGACGTTAGCCAAGGACGACTACGACCTCATCCTCGCCGTCGCCACCCCCATGGCCCAAGGAGTCGCCCAGGCCGTGGCCACCACCCCGGTGCTCTTCACCGCCGTCACCGACCCGGTCAGCGCCGGGCTCGTCGACTCCGTCGAAGCCCCGGGCGCGAACGTCACCGGCACCACCGACGCCAACCCCGTGCGCCAGCAGCTCGAGCTCATCAAGGAGATCCAACCCGACGCCGCCTCGATCGGCGTCGTCTACCACTCCGGCGAGGCAAACTCGATCGTGCAGGTGGGCTGGTTGAAGGAGGCCGCCGCCGACCTCGGACTCGAGGTGAAGGAGGCCACCGTCACCAACACCTCCGAGGTGCAGCAAGCCGCCGACTCCCTCGACGTCGACGCGATCTACGTCCCCACCGACAACACGGTCGTCTCCGCGATCGACTCGGTGCTCGCCATCGGCGAATCGAAGAGGATCCCGGTCTACTCCGCGGAGGGCGACACCGTGAAAAACGGCGCTATTGCCACCTACGGCCTGTCCTACCACGCCCTCGGCTACCAGACCGGGGAGATGGCCGTACGCATCCTGCAGGGCGCCGACCCCGCATCCATGCCGGTGGAGAGCCAGAAAGACCTCCTCCTCTACCTCAACCTCGCGGCCGCCGACCGCATGGGCGTGACGATCCCGGACGACGTCGTGGGGCGCGCCGAGACCGAGAACATCTACAAGTAA
- a CDS encoding ABC transporter permease codes for MVTAIELGLLYAIMALGVYLTFRILDFPDLTVDGSFATGAATTAITVVNGVDPILATVAGFAAGMAAGAVTGILHTKANIDGLLAGILTQIGLYSINIRIMGAPNISLLREDTLMSPLRESGWLGAGSWIGSLILLPAVLIILGLIVWFLHTDLGLAMRATGDNAQMIRSFGVSTDTQKILGLSISNGMVALSGSLVAQYQGYADVSMGIGIIVAGLASVIIGQAIIGRLNVFRAASAVVLGAILYRVVLSLAIDAGLNPTDTKLISAVLVIIALVVPQMSFLRRVPKAFRPKSEDALQNPSILPDDLAARVTAGETGAGGVVGAADPGGVVGAADPGDVVGASGRDAADGPEVGK; via the coding sequence ATGGTCACCGCGATTGAACTGGGCCTGCTGTACGCCATCATGGCGCTCGGCGTCTACCTGACGTTCCGCATCCTCGACTTCCCCGACCTGACCGTGGACGGCAGCTTCGCCACCGGCGCGGCGACGACGGCGATCACGGTGGTCAACGGCGTCGACCCGATCCTGGCCACCGTCGCGGGCTTCGCCGCCGGCATGGCCGCCGGAGCCGTCACCGGCATCCTACACACGAAGGCCAACATCGACGGGTTGCTCGCCGGCATCCTCACCCAAATCGGGCTGTACTCGATCAACATCCGGATCATGGGTGCGCCCAACATCTCGCTCCTGCGCGAGGACACGCTCATGTCTCCCCTGCGCGAGTCCGGGTGGCTCGGGGCGGGCAGCTGGATCGGCTCGCTCATCCTCCTGCCCGCAGTGCTCATTATCCTCGGGCTCATCGTCTGGTTCCTCCACACCGACCTCGGCCTGGCCATGCGCGCCACCGGCGACAACGCCCAAATGATCCGCTCCTTCGGCGTCTCCACCGACACGCAGAAGATCCTCGGCCTGTCGATCTCCAACGGGATGGTCGCCCTGTCCGGCTCGCTAGTTGCCCAATACCAAGGCTACGCAGACGTGTCGATGGGGATCGGCATCATCGTGGCCGGCCTGGCCTCCGTGATCATTGGCCAGGCGATCATCGGACGCCTCAACGTCTTCCGGGCCGCCTCCGCCGTCGTGCTCGGCGCGATTCTCTACCGCGTGGTGCTCTCCCTCGCGATCGACGCCGGCCTCAACCCCACTGACACCAAGCTCATCTCCGCTGTGCTCGTCATCATCGCGCTCGTCGTGCCGCAGATGAGCTTCCTGCGGCGTGTACCCAAAGCATTCAGGCCCAAGAGCGAGGACGCGCTACAAAATCCAAGCATCCTGCCCGACGACCTCGCGGCACGTGTCACGGCCGGCGAGACCGGCGCGGGCGGCGTCGTGGGCGCGGCTGATCCGGGCGGCGTCGTGGGCGCGGCTGATCCGGGCGACGTCGTGGGCGCGAGCGGCCGAGACGCAGCCGACGGGCCCGAAGTTGGAAAGTAG
- a CDS encoding type II toxin-antitoxin system RelB/DinJ family antitoxin, producing the protein MTMASVTVRVDADTKLAATRIAEDFGFDLSSVTRAFYRQMVREQRIPLRLSYPEPNEESLASIREADEIIARGGTGRFSNADEVFSDLGI; encoded by the coding sequence ATGACGATGGCTTCGGTGACTGTTCGCGTGGATGCAGATACAAAACTGGCGGCTACTAGGATTGCTGAGGATTTTGGTTTTGATCTCTCGTCGGTGACGCGCGCTTTCTATCGGCAGATGGTTCGCGAGCAGCGCATTCCTTTACGCCTTTCCTATCCCGAGCCCAACGAGGAATCGCTCGCCTCTATACGTGAAGCCGATGAGATTATCGCCCGTGGTGGCACGGGTCGCTTCTCAAATGCTGATGAGGTATTTTCCGATTTGGGGATTTGA
- the ychF gene encoding redox-regulated ATPase YchF — protein sequence MSLTIGIAGLPNVGKSTLFNALTRANVLAANYPFATIEPNVGVVPLPDPRLEKLAEIFGSQKILPATVSFVDIAGIVRGASEGEGLGNQFLANIREADAICQVTRAFVDPDVTHVDGKVDPKSDIDTITTELVLADIQTLEKQLPRLQKELTGKKITPEHLQTAKDALEILYDGKTLSSAGTHLDQDILKSFQLMTTKPFIYVFNTDDDGLANSAMQEELRALVAPAEAIFLDAKFEAELIELEPDEARELLESTGQDESGLDKLARVGFDTLGLQTYLTAGPKEARAWTIHKGWTAPQAAGVIHTDFERGFIKAQVVSYDELVEYGSMAEAKAHGRVRMEGKDYVMADGDVVEFRTGLTSGGKK from the coding sequence GTGAGCTTAACAATTGGTATTGCCGGACTACCCAACGTCGGTAAGTCGACTCTCTTCAACGCCCTGACCCGCGCCAACGTGCTGGCCGCGAACTACCCGTTTGCGACGATCGAGCCGAACGTCGGCGTCGTGCCCCTGCCTGATCCTCGCCTGGAGAAGCTGGCCGAGATCTTCGGTTCGCAGAAGATTCTGCCGGCCACGGTGTCGTTTGTGGATATCGCGGGGATCGTGCGCGGCGCGTCCGAGGGTGAGGGCCTCGGCAACCAATTCCTCGCCAACATCCGCGAAGCCGACGCGATCTGCCAGGTCACGCGCGCATTTGTCGACCCGGACGTCACGCACGTGGACGGCAAGGTGGACCCGAAGTCCGACATCGACACGATCACCACCGAGCTCGTCCTCGCCGACATTCAGACCCTCGAGAAGCAACTCCCGCGCCTTCAAAAGGAGCTGACCGGTAAGAAGATCACCCCCGAGCATCTGCAAACCGCCAAGGACGCGCTCGAGATCCTCTACGACGGCAAGACCCTCTCCTCCGCCGGCACCCACCTCGACCAGGACATCCTCAAGTCCTTCCAGCTCATGACTACCAAGCCCTTCATCTACGTCTTCAACACGGACGACGACGGGCTGGCCAACTCCGCCATGCAGGAAGAACTTCGCGCGCTGGTCGCACCCGCCGAGGCGATCTTCCTCGACGCCAAGTTCGAGGCCGAGCTCATCGAGCTCGAGCCGGACGAGGCCCGTGAACTGCTCGAGTCCACCGGCCAGGACGAGTCCGGCCTGGATAAGCTGGCCCGCGTCGGCTTCGACACGCTCGGCCTGCAGACCTACCTCACGGCCGGCCCGAAGGAGGCGCGCGCCTGGACCATCCACAAGGGCTGGACCGCGCCGCAGGCCGCCGGAGTTATCCACACCGACTTCGAGCGTGGCTTCATCAAGGCGCAGGTGGTCTCCTACGACGAGCTGGTCGAGTACGGCTCGATGGCCGAGGCCAAGGCGCACGGTCGCGTGCGCATGGAGGGCAAAGACTACGTGATGGCGGACGGCGACGTCGTTGAATTCCGCACGGGGCTTACGTCTGGCGGCAAGAAATGA
- a CDS encoding iron chaperone codes for MALKTLDEFLATIPEGEKRDRMVAVLDWVREHYPQLELRIAWNQPMFTDHGTMIVGFSAATKHMAMAPERHTMIHFEDEMKARGTDFGKMFARQPWAKPFDYELLGMFIDYQLETKKNVTSFWMPQEQ; via the coding sequence ATGGCACTGAAAACCCTTGACGAATTCCTGGCCACCATCCCCGAAGGCGAGAAGCGGGACCGCATGGTTGCCGTCCTCGACTGGGTGCGCGAACACTACCCGCAGCTGGAGCTGCGCATCGCCTGGAATCAGCCGATGTTCACCGATCACGGCACGATGATCGTGGGCTTTTCAGCGGCCACCAAGCACATGGCCATGGCCCCCGAACGCCACACCATGATCCACTTCGAAGACGAGATGAAGGCCCGTGGCACCGACTTCGGCAAGATGTTCGCCCGCCAGCCGTGGGCGAAACCGTTCGACTATGAGCTGCTCGGCATGTTCATCGATTACCAGCTCGAGACGAAGAAGAACGTGACGAGCTTCTGGATGCCTCAGGAGCAGTAG
- a CDS encoding nitroreductase family protein, giving the protein MKFIDDPVLDAIAHRRSVSKVGPNTPSDQEIRTLLAAVTHVADHKSLRPWRLILMRGEDRLTLARALDAAQGIERPEGEVNPKPFRAELLIALVASPVEHEKVPTWEQHATAAGVGHLLELALWQAGWGVMWRTGIFANAPQVRKAHGLAENELLMGWLYVGDIDASHRQRLDESHRPPLNPDQFIGHMPQGRERG; this is encoded by the coding sequence ATGAAGTTCATCGATGACCCCGTCCTGGATGCAATCGCGCACCGCCGATCCGTCTCGAAGGTCGGGCCGAACACGCCGTCGGACCAGGAGATTCGCACCCTGCTCGCCGCCGTCACACACGTGGCCGACCACAAGTCGCTACGCCCGTGGCGACTCATCCTCATGCGCGGGGAGGACCGACTGACGTTGGCGCGTGCCCTCGATGCCGCCCAGGGAATCGAGCGCCCGGAGGGGGAGGTCAATCCCAAGCCATTCCGCGCCGAGCTTCTCATCGCGCTGGTGGCGAGCCCCGTCGAGCACGAGAAGGTGCCGACGTGGGAACAGCACGCCACCGCGGCCGGCGTGGGGCACCTGCTCGAGCTCGCGCTGTGGCAGGCGGGCTGGGGAGTGATGTGGCGGACGGGCATCTTCGCGAACGCACCGCAGGTGCGCAAGGCGCATGGCCTAGCGGAGAACGAGCTACTCATGGGCTGGTTGTACGTGGGTGACATCGACGCCTCCCACCGTCAGCGCCTGGACGAGTCGCACCGCCCGCCGCTCAACCCCGACCAGTTCATCGGACACATGCCGCAAGGCCGCGAACGCGGGTGA
- a CDS encoding type II toxin-antitoxin system YafQ family toxin — protein sequence MALTPDYTKSFQKDVKLLKRRHTDMQPLRQVIELVLENSRESIEGLKRRHNMHVLKGKWRGANECHVANAGDWLLIWKTGNGLAVFQRTGTHDQIFR from the coding sequence ATGGCGCTCACCCCTGACTACACGAAATCCTTCCAGAAAGATGTGAAGCTCCTTAAACGCCGCCATACTGATATGCAACCGTTGCGTCAAGTAATCGAACTGGTGTTGGAGAATTCGCGTGAATCGATCGAGGGGCTAAAGCGCAGACACAATATGCATGTGCTCAAAGGCAAATGGCGAGGTGCAAATGAATGCCACGTGGCTAATGCGGGAGACTGGTTGCTCATTTGGAAAACCGGGAATGGCCTAGCGGTATTTCAGCGCACCGGCACCCACGACCAGATTTTCAGATAG